In Desulfosediminicola ganghwensis, a single window of DNA contains:
- the hypD gene encoding trans-4-hydroxy-L-proline dehydratase has product MNTRIQRLRKLSVDTVPTISIERALHETEFYKENYGKYSIPVLRALTFLDHCQRKTLYLGDDELIVGERGPEPKAIPTFPELTCHSVEDFHVLNTREMQRYLTTQEDIDTYAREVIPYWQGRTQRERIFSHVPEEWKAAYEAGLFTEFMEQRAPGHTVLDGKIYQRGMLDFKREIEENIAGLDYRNDPEATDKAEQWKAMAISCDAVIVFAERHAELAEKMAATEQNPERVAELKKIAGVCRRVPAHKPENLWEALQMYWFVHLGTITELNGWDAMNPGHLDQHLEPFYKKELAAGTLTREQAKELICCFWIKVNNHPAPPKVGVTARESGTYNDFTNINIGGVKRDGSDGVSEVSYIILEVIEELHILQPGSSVHVTSKTPDSFLHSAARVIRQGHGYPSVFNPDTYIMEMVRQGKSLEDAREGGCSGCIEVGAFGKEAFLLTGYLNVPKVFEVTLNNGIDPVTGKKVGVESGDPREFKTYEDLYNAFLEQIHFVVDQKIRVSNYIDRMFAKYAPAPFLSVVIEDCISKGRDYYDGGPRYNTSYIQCCGLATVADSLVAIKKHVIEDGRFTMDALLNACANNFEGDEFMRQTIMNKTPFFGNDNDYADDIAVKVYDDLVAAIDGNDNIKEGGKYHLNMLSTTCHIYFGKVLGATPNGRMAGKSISDGTSPSHGADTSGPSAVIKSLGKLDQMKSGGTLLNQRFLPSLIKRDEDIVKLGQLIRSYFSLGGHHIQFNIVDTATLLAAQKCPDDYKDLLVRMAGYSDYFNDMNGDLQQEVIERTENDAF; this is encoded by the coding sequence ATGAATACGCGCATCCAGCGGTTGCGCAAACTGTCCGTTGATACCGTCCCGACTATTTCCATTGAGCGTGCCCTGCACGAGACCGAATTCTATAAAGAAAATTACGGAAAGTATTCTATTCCTGTGCTGCGGGCGCTGACCTTTCTTGATCATTGTCAGAGAAAAACGCTCTATCTGGGTGATGACGAGCTGATTGTCGGAGAGCGCGGACCTGAGCCGAAGGCGATCCCGACTTTTCCTGAACTGACCTGCCACAGTGTTGAGGATTTTCATGTGCTCAATACCAGGGAGATGCAGCGCTATCTCACGACCCAGGAGGATATTGATACGTACGCGCGAGAGGTAATTCCCTACTGGCAGGGTCGCACCCAGCGTGAACGCATTTTTTCCCATGTGCCCGAAGAGTGGAAGGCGGCCTATGAGGCGGGGCTCTTTACCGAGTTTATGGAGCAGCGTGCTCCCGGCCATACTGTACTGGATGGTAAAATCTATCAGCGGGGTATGCTCGACTTTAAACGGGAGATCGAGGAAAATATCGCGGGGCTCGATTACCGGAACGATCCCGAAGCCACAGATAAGGCCGAGCAGTGGAAGGCCATGGCTATTTCCTGTGATGCGGTGATTGTTTTCGCCGAACGGCATGCTGAACTCGCAGAGAAGATGGCCGCAACCGAGCAGAACCCGGAAAGGGTGGCTGAACTGAAAAAGATTGCCGGAGTGTGTCGCCGCGTTCCTGCCCATAAGCCGGAAAATCTCTGGGAAGCTTTACAGATGTACTGGTTTGTCCACCTTGGCACCATCACCGAATTGAATGGCTGGGACGCCATGAATCCCGGGCATCTCGATCAGCATCTGGAGCCGTTTTACAAAAAGGAACTGGCTGCGGGCACTCTTACCCGTGAGCAGGCCAAGGAGTTGATTTGCTGTTTCTGGATCAAGGTCAACAACCATCCGGCACCACCCAAGGTTGGTGTGACCGCTCGTGAAAGTGGCACCTATAACGACTTCACCAATATTAATATCGGTGGTGTGAAGCGGGACGGTTCCGATGGCGTGAGCGAGGTATCCTATATTATCCTGGAGGTGATAGAAGAACTGCACATCCTGCAGCCGGGCTCCTCGGTGCATGTTACTTCTAAAACCCCAGACAGCTTCCTGCATTCTGCTGCCAGAGTTATCCGTCAGGGACATGGCTATCCCTCGGTATTTAACCCGGATACGTACATCATGGAGATGGTGCGTCAGGGCAAGTCCCTTGAGGATGCCCGCGAAGGCGGTTGCAGTGGCTGTATTGAGGTTGGCGCTTTCGGTAAGGAGGCTTTTCTGCTGACGGGTTACCTGAATGTGCCAAAAGTTTTCGAGGTAACCCTCAATAACGGTATCGATCCTGTTACCGGCAAAAAGGTCGGTGTCGAGAGCGGTGATCCCCGGGAATTCAAGACCTATGAGGATCTTTATAACGCTTTTCTGGAGCAGATCCACTTCGTTGTTGACCAGAAGATCAGGGTTTCCAACTACATTGACAGGATGTTTGCCAAGTATGCACCGGCACCGTTCCTGTCAGTGGTAATTGAGGACTGCATCAGCAAGGGACGCGACTATTATGATGGTGGACCTCGTTATAACACCAGCTATATCCAGTGCTGCGGGTTAGCCACAGTTGCCGACAGCCTGGTGGCAATCAAGAAGCACGTTATTGAGGATGGCCGATTCACCATGGACGCATTGCTGAACGCCTGCGCCAACAATTTCGAGGGTGACGAGTTCATGCGGCAGACCATCATGAACAAGACCCCGTTTTTCGGCAATGACAATGACTATGCCGATGATATCGCGGTGAAGGTCTATGATGACCTGGTTGCGGCGATTGATGGTAATGACAACATCAAGGAAGGTGGTAAGTATCACCTGAATATGCTTTCCACCACCTGCCATATCTACTTCGGCAAGGTCCTTGGGGCTACCCCGAACGGGCGAATGGCCGGTAAGTCTATCTCTGATGGTACATCCCCATCACATGGTGCAGATACCAGCGGGCCGTCGGCGGTGATCAAGTCGTTGGGCAAACTTGACCAGATGAAGTCTGGAGGAACTCTGCTCAACCAGCGCTTTCTGCCAAGCCTCATAAAGCGGGACGAGGATATCGTGAAACTGGGTCAGCTGATTCGTTCCTATTTCTCTCTGGGGGGGCATCACATTCAGTTTAACATCGTTGACACCGCGACTCTTCTGGCGGCACAAAAATGCCCGGATGATTACAAGGATCTGTTGGTTCGTATGGCGGGGTATAGCGATTACTTCAATGATATGAACGGGGATTTGCAGCAGGAAGTGATTGAGAGAACGGAGAATGACGCCTTTTAG
- a CDS encoding glycyl-radical enzyme activating protein: MQSGLIFDIKRYAINDGPGIRATIFLKGCPLHCAWCHNPESISTKIQKMYNRDKCIGCKACEDACPEHACALTKEGIVTDLSLCTSCGDCAEVCPTLATEMSGRVVTVEEMVAEVEKERVFFDQSGGGVTVSGGEPLLQSDFVCALYDELGAGAIHRAVDTTGFTRTETLLEVAKRTDLFLYDLKMMDSERHKKWTGVPNEQILKNLKTLAETGADINIRIPLIKGVNADDANIEQSANFIAGLPGVRPKVNILPYHNIMAGKYLRLGEAFDSTGLEEPDEAMQERVLDQFRAVGLKAMIGG, translated from the coding sequence ATGCAATCAGGTTTGATTTTTGACATAAAACGTTATGCGATCAACGATGGGCCGGGTATCCGGGCCACGATATTTCTAAAAGGGTGCCCGTTGCACTGTGCCTGGTGCCACAACCCGGAGAGTATCTCGACAAAAATCCAGAAAATGTACAACCGGGACAAGTGTATAGGCTGCAAGGCCTGTGAAGATGCCTGTCCTGAGCACGCCTGTGCATTGACGAAAGAGGGCATTGTCACTGATCTGAGTTTGTGTACCAGCTGCGGTGATTGCGCCGAGGTGTGCCCGACCCTGGCAACCGAGATGTCAGGTCGGGTGGTTACCGTAGAAGAGATGGTGGCCGAGGTGGAAAAAGAGCGGGTGTTCTTTGATCAGTCCGGCGGCGGGGTGACTGTCTCAGGCGGTGAGCCGCTGCTGCAGAGTGATTTTGTCTGTGCGCTCTATGATGAGCTTGGCGCAGGAGCCATTCACCGGGCAGTTGATACCACCGGCTTTACCAGGACCGAAACTCTGCTTGAAGTGGCGAAACGGACCGATCTGTTTCTCTACGACCTGAAGATGATGGACTCCGAACGTCATAAGAAATGGACCGGTGTTCCCAATGAACAGATTCTGAAAAACCTCAAAACCCTGGCTGAAACTGGAGCTGATATCAATATTCGCATCCCGCTGATCAAGGGCGTCAATGCGGATGATGCAAACATAGAGCAGAGCGCGAATTTCATAGCCGGGCTGCCAGGTGTCAGGCCGAAGGTCAATATCCTGCCCTATCACAACATCATGGCCGGTAAATATCTCAGGCTGGGGGAAGCATTCGATTCCACCGGGCTCGAAGAGCCGGACGAGGCGATGCAGGAACGAGTGCTCGACCAGTTCAGGGCTGTCGGCCTTAAGGCAATGATAGGCGGCTAA